A single region of the Rhodospirillales bacterium genome encodes:
- a CDS encoding fumarylacetoacetate hydrolase family protein: MKLLRYGPAGQERPGLLDHKGLIRDLSHHVDDIRGDALSPDGLARLACVDVESLPVVDETTRLGPPVAGIGKILAIGLNYRDHAAETGAAPRAEPMLFSKAITALSGPGDPIVMPRGATQVDWEVELAVIIGSVARYVDDVRALDHVAGYAVINDVSERVFQKDRGGQFIKGKSADTFAPLGPWLVTRNDVADPQQLALWCDLNGRRRQSGNTGDMIFGVATLVSHLSQFMTLMPGDVIATGTPAGVGLGCRPPEFMQAGDVLECGIEGLGRQRHDVRSYTS; the protein is encoded by the coding sequence ATGAAACTGTTGCGCTATGGACCTGCGGGACAAGAGCGACCGGGGCTCCTCGATCACAAGGGGCTCATCCGCGATCTATCGCACCATGTCGACGACATCCGAGGCGACGCGCTGTCGCCGGACGGCCTCGCCCGGCTGGCGTGCGTCGATGTGGAGTCCCTGCCGGTGGTGGACGAAACGACCCGCCTCGGGCCGCCCGTCGCCGGGATCGGCAAGATCCTCGCCATCGGGCTCAACTACCGCGACCACGCGGCGGAGACCGGGGCGGCGCCGCGCGCCGAGCCGATGCTGTTCTCCAAGGCGATCACCGCGCTGAGCGGCCCCGGCGATCCCATCGTCATGCCGCGGGGCGCCACCCAGGTCGACTGGGAGGTGGAGTTGGCGGTGATCATCGGCAGCGTCGCCCGCTACGTGGACGACGTGCGCGCCCTCGACCATGTCGCCGGCTATGCGGTGATCAACGACGTCTCCGAGCGCGTGTTCCAGAAGGACCGGGGCGGCCAGTTCATCAAGGGCAAGAGCGCCGATACCTTCGCGCCGCTCGGGCCGTGGCTGGTGACCCGCAACGACGTCGCAGACCCGCAGCAACTGGCGCTGTGGTGCGACCTGAACGGGCGGCGCCGCCAGTCGGGGAACACCGGCGACATGATCTTCGGCGTCGCCACCCTGGTCAGTCACCTGAGCCAGTTCATGACCCTGATGCCGGGCGACGTCATCGCCACCGGCACCCCCGCCGGCGTCGGATTGGGGTGCAGGCCGCCGGAGTTCATGCAGGCGGGCGACGTGCTCGAATGCGGCATCGAAGGCCTCGGCCGCCAGCGCCACGACGTTCGCTCATACACGTCGTAG
- the hemN gene encoding oxygen-independent coproporphyrinogen III oxidase has translation MTSNETSKTETGTALIDRYDMRVPRYTSYPTAPHFSEAVDDAAYRTWLGALDADQGLSLYFHIPFCDSMCWFCACYTKIVQRYEPIREYLDVLHREIGLVADALPGRLTARHLHWGGGSPTLLTPEDWLALIGALRDRFDVADDAEVAVELDPRDTTEAYVAALAAAGVNRVSIGVQDFEPDTQAAINRIQPFEVVARVCGWLRAHGIQRINLDLMYGLPHQTTARVLDMVDKAVSLDPARLALFGYAHVPWMKSHQRMINEADLPDAAARLDQVSAASRRLQEHGFRAIGLDHFARPDDTLAQALEHGRLHRNFQGYTADTAPVMLGFGASAIGQLPQGYVQNLSPLRDYRRHVEDGRLPVARGLALTPEDRLRGDIIERLMCDLEVDLSAVRARHDGAVAAVDLSRSLDALAPLVADGLVTMDDDRITIPDAGRPFVRLAAAAFDAYLAGGQKRHSRAV, from the coding sequence ATGACGAGCAACGAGACGAGCAAGACGGAGACCGGCACTGCACTCATCGATCGCTACGACATGCGGGTGCCGCGCTACACCAGCTATCCGACCGCGCCGCACTTCTCGGAGGCCGTCGACGATGCGGCCTATCGCACGTGGCTCGGCGCTCTCGATGCCGATCAGGGCTTGTCGCTCTACTTCCACATCCCGTTCTGCGACTCCATGTGCTGGTTCTGCGCCTGCTACACCAAGATCGTGCAGCGCTACGAGCCGATCCGGGAATACCTCGACGTCCTGCATCGGGAGATTGGCCTGGTGGCCGATGCGCTCCCCGGCCGCCTCACCGCCCGCCACCTGCACTGGGGCGGCGGCAGCCCGACGCTGTTGACGCCGGAGGACTGGCTGGCGCTGATCGGTGCGCTCCGCGACCGCTTCGACGTTGCCGACGACGCCGAGGTCGCCGTGGAGCTCGATCCCCGCGACACGACGGAAGCCTACGTCGCCGCGCTGGCCGCCGCCGGCGTCAACCGCGTCAGCATCGGCGTCCAGGACTTCGAGCCGGACACCCAGGCGGCGATCAACCGCATCCAGCCCTTCGAGGTAGTGGCGCGCGTGTGCGGCTGGCTCCGCGCCCACGGCATCCAGCGCATCAACCTCGATTTGATGTACGGCCTGCCGCACCAGACGACGGCGCGCGTGCTCGACATGGTGGACAAGGCGGTCAGCCTCGATCCCGCCCGCCTCGCCCTGTTCGGCTACGCCCACGTGCCGTGGATGAAGAGCCACCAGCGCATGATCAACGAGGCGGACCTGCCGGATGCGGCGGCCCGCCTTGACCAGGTCTCGGCGGCGTCCCGGCGCCTGCAGGAGCACGGCTTCCGCGCCATCGGCCTCGACCATTTCGCGCGGCCGGACGACACCCTGGCGCAGGCGTTGGAGCACGGACGCCTGCATCGCAACTTCCAGGGCTACACCGCCGATACGGCGCCGGTCATGTTGGGCTTCGGCGCATCCGCCATCGGTCAACTCCCGCAAGGCTATGTCCAGAACCTGTCGCCGCTCCGCGACTATCGGCGGCACGTGGAGGACGGCCGCCTGCCGGTCGCCCGCGGCCTCGCGCTCACGCCCGAGGACCGGCTGCGCGGCGACATCATCGAGCGGCTGATGTGCGACCTCGAGGTCGACCTCTCCGCGGTCCGCGCCCGCCACGACGGCGCCGTCGCGGCCGTTGATCTGTCCCGGTCGCTCGACGCCCTGGCGCCGCTGGTTGCCGACGGCCTCGTTACGATGGACGACGACCGCATTACGATCCCGGACGCCGGCCGGCCCTTCGTGCGCCTCGCCGCCGCCGCCTTCGACGCCTACCTGGCAGGGGGTCAGAAACGCCATTCGCGCGCCGTGTGA
- a CDS encoding TerC family protein, with protein MLSLLSDPQAWASLVTLTALEVVLGIDNIIFLSIVTSRLPEHQQRAARRVGLGLAAGMRVALLVGIAWIIGLTAPIFTVFDHTVSWRDLVLGGGGLFLLVKGTMEIHHMVEGQEEGAAIRTVTFASAILQIVLLDVVFSLDSVITAVGMAQHLPVMIAAVLIAVAVMLLAAEPVSRFVNTHPTVKMLALSFLLLVGVALIADGLHFHIPRGYLYFAIAFSILVETLNRLAARASSRSRARKAAKKEAG; from the coding sequence ATGTTGTCGTTGCTTTCCGATCCGCAGGCGTGGGCCAGCCTCGTCACGCTGACCGCGCTCGAGGTCGTCCTCGGGATCGACAACATCATATTTCTCTCGATCGTCACATCGCGCCTGCCGGAGCATCAGCAGCGGGCCGCCCGTCGCGTTGGTCTCGGGCTGGCTGCAGGCATGCGGGTGGCGCTCCTCGTCGGCATCGCCTGGATCATCGGTCTCACCGCGCCAATCTTCACCGTCTTCGACCACACCGTGTCCTGGCGCGACCTGGTGCTCGGCGGCGGCGGCCTGTTCCTGCTCGTCAAGGGGACCATGGAGATCCATCACATGGTGGAGGGGCAAGAGGAAGGCGCCGCGATCCGGACGGTGACCTTCGCCAGCGCGATCCTGCAGATCGTGCTGCTCGACGTCGTGTTCTCGCTCGACTCGGTGATCACCGCCGTCGGCATGGCGCAGCACCTGCCGGTGATGATCGCCGCCGTTCTCATCGCCGTCGCGGTCATGCTGCTCGCGGCCGAGCCGGTGTCGCGCTTCGTCAACACCCACCCGACGGTGAAGATGCTGGCGCTCAGTTTCCTGTTGCTGGTGGGGGTGGCGCTGATCGCCGACGGGCTGCACTTCCACATCCCGCGCGGGTACCTGTATTTCGCGATTGCGTTCTCGATACTTGTCGAGACCCTGAACCGCCTTGCCGCCAGGGCCAGTTCCCGGAGCCGCGCCCGGAAGGCGGCGAAGAAGGAGGCTGGGTGA
- a CDS encoding FecR domain-containing protein — MGLAIALRSICLLIVLFAPFAPARAAEVAGAVARLQGTATAELAGASRDLAEGAALRPGDRIQTGAASRLEMRMRDGAVITLGENANFTIGAFEADERGGVFGLLRGAFLAISGKIDDTTSSPMTVITPIATAGIRGTTVWGEQSTDTLEMALFEGNRVFVEAQGRRVELTEPLFGTTVVAGQAPTPPKRWGDPKIAKAQSSVAFQ, encoded by the coding sequence ATGGGACTTGCGATCGCGCTTCGCAGCATTTGCCTTCTGATCGTGCTCTTTGCGCCATTCGCGCCCGCGCGAGCCGCCGAGGTGGCCGGCGCCGTCGCGCGCCTGCAGGGCACGGCGACCGCGGAACTGGCGGGCGCCAGCCGTGATCTGGCGGAAGGCGCCGCCCTTCGGCCAGGCGACCGCATCCAGACCGGAGCGGCATCGCGCCTCGAAATGCGTATGCGCGACGGCGCGGTGATCACCCTCGGCGAGAACGCCAACTTCACCATCGGCGCGTTCGAAGCGGACGAGCGGGGCGGCGTGTTCGGCCTCCTGCGCGGCGCCTTCCTCGCCATCTCCGGCAAGATCGACGACACCACTTCGAGCCCGATGACCGTCATCACGCCGATCGCCACCGCCGGCATCCGCGGCACCACCGTCTGGGGCGAGCAATCGACCGACACGCTGGAGATGGCTTTGTTCGAGGGCAACCGCGTGTTCGTCGAAGCCCAAGGCCGCCGCGTCGAACTCACCGAGCCCCTGTTCGGCACCACCGTCGTCGCCGGACAGGCTCCGACTCCGCCCAAGCGCTGGGGCGACCCCAAGATCGCCAAGGCCCAAAGCAGCGTCGCATTCCAGTAG
- a CDS encoding sarcosine oxidase subunit alpha family protein, with protein MTGSFRLSKGGRIDRSKRLTFRFDGRRYEGFAGDTLASALIANGVHLVGRSFKYHRPRGFVAAGSEEPNALVQLGAGARTVPNACATQVELHDGLIAESLNAWPSVDFDVNAARGLFSQLFPAGFYYKTFMPSQRLWMKVMEPYIRKSAGWGRAPTEPDPDCYDHRYSHCDVLVVGGGPAGLAAGVAAGRAGARVIIADEQREFGGSLLSLRRRIDGQSGADWAAEQAAALATMEHVRLLPRTTVFGYYDHNYLCALESRTDHMGEASGPGHPRTRLWHIRARQVVLATGAHERPLVFADNDRPGIMLASGAQSYVNRYAAIPGRKAVIFTNNDSAYDAAADLQEAGLSIAAVVDARREPDPRHTEPLLKKGVSLFAGQVIVGVNGTKRVQGVKIRPLSADKRSVREPERTIACDVVLMSGGWSPVVHLFCQSRGKLVFDDAKACFVPGRSVQEVVSAGACNGAFDLADCLHEGATAGALAADAAGFGGNASATEAFRVSAPDPFGIEPLWLVPSTRKPGHGKAKHFVDFQNDTTAADIHLAAREGFESVELMKRYTLTGFGTDQGKTGNVNGLAILSEYLGRSIPDTGTTTFRPPYTPLPFGAMAGRGLGPLSDPVRVTAIHDWHVANGALLEDVGQWKRPRFFPKPGEDMRAAVNRECLAVRNGVGILDASTLGKIDIQGADAAEFLNRIYTNAWSRLEVGRVRYGVICHEDGMVFDDGTTARLAENRYLMTTTTGGAANVLDWLEEYLQTEWRDLNVYCTSVTEHWATVSVAGPRSRAVLEKICSDVDLGPVAFPFMSCREGTVAGIPSRIFRISFTGELSYEINVSRWHGRSLWDAVMNAGHEFDITPYGTEAMHVLRAEKGFIIAGQDTDGSVTPQDLGMDWIVSGTKKDFLGKRSFARADTKRPDRKQLVGLFPEDPNEVLPEGAQLVEDPKLPAPVPMIGHVTSSYYSATLGRSFALALVVRGRERLGGRVFAPLESKTMTARIVPPVFYDPEGARKDG; from the coding sequence ATGACCGGTTCCTTCAGACTGTCGAAGGGGGGACGGATCGACAGGTCGAAGCGCCTGACGTTTCGCTTCGACGGGCGCCGCTATGAAGGCTTCGCCGGCGACACCCTGGCGTCGGCGCTGATCGCCAACGGCGTGCACCTCGTGGGGCGCAGCTTCAAGTATCATCGGCCGCGGGGCTTCGTCGCGGCCGGGAGCGAGGAGCCGAACGCCCTGGTACAGCTTGGCGCCGGCGCCCGCACCGTGCCGAACGCCTGCGCCACCCAAGTGGAACTCCATGACGGCTTGATCGCCGAAAGCCTCAATGCCTGGCCGAGCGTCGACTTCGACGTCAATGCCGCCAGGGGCTTGTTCTCGCAATTGTTCCCGGCCGGCTTCTATTACAAGACATTCATGCCCTCGCAGCGGCTGTGGATGAAGGTCATGGAGCCCTACATCCGCAAGAGCGCCGGCTGGGGCCGAGCGCCAACGGAGCCGGACCCGGATTGCTACGATCACAGGTACAGCCATTGCGACGTCCTGGTGGTTGGCGGCGGACCCGCGGGCCTTGCGGCCGGGGTTGCGGCGGGCCGTGCGGGAGCGCGCGTCATCATCGCCGACGAGCAGCGCGAGTTCGGCGGCAGCCTGCTTTCGTTGCGACGCCGGATCGACGGGCAATCGGGCGCCGATTGGGCCGCCGAGCAAGCCGCCGCGTTGGCCACCATGGAACACGTTCGCCTCCTCCCGCGCACCACGGTCTTCGGCTACTACGACCACAACTACCTGTGCGCGCTGGAGAGCCGCACCGACCATATGGGCGAAGCCTCGGGTCCCGGGCATCCCCGCACGCGCCTCTGGCACATCCGGGCGAGGCAGGTCGTCCTGGCGACGGGGGCGCACGAGCGGCCGCTGGTGTTCGCCGATAACGACCGGCCAGGCATCATGCTGGCCAGCGGGGCACAGTCCTATGTCAACCGTTATGCCGCGATCCCTGGTCGAAAGGCCGTGATTTTCACGAACAATGACAGCGCGTACGACGCCGCAGCGGATCTGCAGGAAGCTGGACTGAGCATCGCAGCCGTCGTCGACGCCCGCAGAGAGCCGGACCCGCGGCACACGGAGCCGTTGCTCAAGAAAGGTGTCAGCCTTTTTGCGGGGCAAGTGATCGTCGGGGTCAATGGAACGAAGCGCGTGCAGGGGGTCAAGATCAGGCCGTTGAGCGCGGACAAGCGGTCGGTGCGCGAGCCCGAGCGCACTATTGCCTGCGATGTCGTGCTGATGTCGGGCGGTTGGAGCCCGGTCGTACACCTCTTCTGTCAGTCGCGCGGCAAGCTTGTTTTTGACGATGCCAAGGCCTGCTTCGTGCCGGGCCGCTCCGTGCAAGAGGTCGTGTCCGCCGGGGCCTGCAATGGCGCCTTCGATCTTGCCGACTGTCTTCATGAAGGTGCGACTGCGGGCGCTCTTGCGGCCGATGCGGCGGGCTTCGGTGGCAACGCGTCGGCCACGGAGGCGTTTCGCGTGTCGGCGCCGGATCCGTTCGGCATCGAGCCGCTCTGGCTTGTTCCGTCGACCCGGAAGCCGGGTCACGGCAAAGCCAAGCATTTCGTCGATTTCCAGAACGACACGACAGCCGCCGACATCCATCTCGCGGCCCGCGAGGGCTTCGAGTCCGTCGAACTCATGAAGCGCTACACCCTGACCGGCTTCGGCACGGACCAGGGCAAGACCGGCAACGTCAACGGGCTTGCTATCCTGTCCGAGTACCTCGGCCGATCGATTCCCGATACGGGAACGACGACGTTCCGCCCGCCATACACACCGCTGCCATTCGGCGCGATGGCGGGCCGGGGCCTGGGCCCGTTGAGCGACCCGGTCCGCGTGACGGCCATCCACGACTGGCATGTCGCCAACGGCGCGTTACTGGAGGACGTCGGTCAGTGGAAGCGGCCGCGGTTTTTCCCGAAACCGGGCGAAGACATGCGCGCGGCCGTCAACAGGGAGTGCCTGGCGGTGCGCAACGGGGTCGGGATCCTGGACGCCTCGACCCTCGGCAAGATCGACATCCAGGGGGCGGATGCGGCCGAGTTCCTGAACCGCATCTACACCAACGCCTGGTCCAGGCTGGAGGTCGGGCGCGTCCGTTACGGCGTCATCTGCCACGAGGACGGGATGGTCTTCGACGACGGCACGACGGCCCGCCTGGCCGAGAATCGTTACCTGATGACGACCACCACCGGCGGCGCCGCCAACGTCCTCGATTGGTTGGAGGAGTACCTTCAGACGGAGTGGCGGGATCTGAACGTCTACTGTACGTCCGTGACCGAGCACTGGGCGACCGTCTCCGTGGCGGGGCCGAGATCACGGGCCGTCTTGGAGAAGATTTGCTCCGACGTCGATCTCGGTCCGGTTGCTTTTCCCTTCATGAGCTGTCGCGAAGGAACCGTTGCCGGCATTCCGTCACGCATCTTCCGCATCAGCTTCACCGGCGAGTTGTCCTACGAAATCAATGTGTCCCGGTGGCACGGCCGCTCGCTCTGGGACGCCGTCATGAATGCGGGACATGAATTCGACATCACGCCCTACGGGACCGAAGCCATGCACGTGCTGCGGGCGGAGAAGGGATTCATTATCGCGGGGCAGGACACGGACGGCTCCGTCACGCCCCAGGATCTGGGGATGGACTGGATCGTCTCCGGGACCAAGAAAGACTTCCTCGGCAAGCGGTCCTTCGCCCGTGCGGACACGAAGAGGCCCGACCGCAAGCAGCTTGTCGGACTGTTCCCCGAGGATCCGAACGAGGTCTTGCCCGAGGGCGCCCAGCTTGTCGAGGACCCGAAGCTCCCCGCGCCCGTTCCCATGATCGGACACGTGACGTCGAGCTACTACAGCGCGACCTTGGGCCGCTCCTTCGCCCTGGCTCTGGTCGTCCGCGGGCGCGAGCGGTTGGGCGGGCGGGTGTTCGCGCCGCTGGAGAGCAAGACGATGACCGCCCGCATCGTCCCGCCCGTCTTTTACGACCCGGAAGGAGCGCGCAAGGATGGCTGA
- a CDS encoding sarcosine oxidase subunit delta, whose translation MLLIECPYCGRRPEIEFHHGGEAHIARPEDPDALSDEAWANYLYMRANTKGWRHERWMHAAGCRRWFNAIRHTVSNEILVTYEMGTETPPLPTVGD comes from the coding sequence ATGCTGTTGATCGAATGTCCATACTGCGGGCGGCGACCGGAAATCGAGTTCCACCACGGCGGGGAAGCCCATATTGCGCGTCCGGAGGACCCCGATGCGCTGTCGGACGAAGCCTGGGCCAACTACCTGTATATGCGGGCCAACACAAAGGGGTGGCGCCACGAGCGGTGGATGCACGCGGCCGGGTGCAGGCGCTGGTTCAACGCCATTCGGCACACGGTAAGCAACGAGATTCTTGTTACCTACGAGATGGGTACCGAGACGCCTCCTCTCCCGACGGTGGGAGATTAG
- the glgA gene encoding glycogen synthase: MRVLFMTNEFPPHIYGGAGVHVEYLTRELAKIASVEVRSFHDQAYVDGRLSVRGTKIETAHFPGCPVALVSPLRALATCLAFNGQGIDADIVHCHTWYTEFGGILTKKLYGIPLVVTVHSLEPLRPWKQEQIGRGYELSCWVEKMALEMADAVVAVSTSTRDDVLRLFDVDPDKVHVIPNGIDTDEYTHVDRPVLLAERGIDPKRPYVLFVGRMTRQKGLYYLLKAIEHIDPQLQIVLCAGESDTPRLQAELEGMVDDLRERRPGIVWIPEMVSRRTTVALYSHAAVFCCPSIYEPFGIINLEAMACGTPVVATAVGGIPEVVADGETGFLVDARLSAEPPHDPLQPDRLARDLADAINRLGLNADLSRTMGAAGRRHVVERFSWANIARQTLELYQHLGA; this comes from the coding sequence ATGCGCGTTCTTTTCATGACCAACGAGTTTCCCCCGCACATCTACGGCGGCGCCGGAGTTCATGTGGAGTATCTCACGCGGGAGTTGGCGAAAATCGCCTCCGTCGAGGTGCGCAGCTTTCATGACCAGGCGTACGTGGACGGGCGGCTGTCAGTGCGCGGCACCAAGATCGAGACGGCGCACTTCCCAGGCTGCCCAGTCGCGTTGGTGTCGCCGCTCCGGGCGCTGGCCACCTGCCTCGCGTTCAACGGCCAGGGCATCGACGCCGACATCGTCCACTGCCATACCTGGTACACGGAGTTCGGCGGGATCCTCACCAAGAAGCTTTATGGCATTCCGCTGGTGGTGACGGTGCATTCGCTGGAGCCGCTGCGCCCGTGGAAGCAGGAGCAGATCGGCCGCGGCTACGAGTTGTCCTGTTGGGTGGAGAAAATGGCGCTGGAGATGGCCGACGCCGTCGTCGCCGTCTCGACCAGCACCCGCGACGACGTGCTGCGGCTGTTCGACGTGGACCCGGATAAGGTTCACGTCATTCCCAACGGCATCGACACCGACGAGTACACGCACGTCGACCGGCCGGTACTGCTGGCGGAACGCGGCATCGACCCCAAGCGCCCCTATGTCCTGTTCGTCGGGCGCATGACGCGCCAGAAAGGCCTCTATTATCTGCTGAAGGCGATCGAGCATATCGATCCGCAACTGCAGATCGTGCTGTGCGCGGGCGAATCCGACACGCCGCGCCTGCAGGCCGAACTGGAGGGCATGGTCGACGACTTGCGCGAGCGGCGGCCCGGGATCGTCTGGATTCCGGAGATGGTGAGCCGCCGCACCACGGTCGCCCTTTACAGCCACGCCGCCGTGTTCTGCTGTCCGTCCATCTACGAGCCGTTCGGCATCATCAATCTGGAGGCGATGGCGTGCGGGACGCCGGTGGTGGCGACAGCGGTCGGGGGCATACCGGAGGTCGTCGCCGACGGCGAAACCGGGTTCCTGGTGGACGCGCGCCTGTCTGCGGAACCGCCTCACGACCCCCTGCAACCTGACCGGCTGGCCCGCGATCTGGCCGACGCGATCAACCGCCTCGGGCTGAACGCGGACCTCAGCCGCACCATGGGCGCAGCCGGGCGCCGGCACGTCGTCGAAAGGTTCAGTTGGGCCAACATCGCCCGGCAGACCTTGGAACTTTATCAGCATCTGGGCGCTTGA
- a CDS encoding sarcosine oxidase subunit beta family protein encodes MTKFSIVSIARNALTHHENWPRQWRNPDPKPSYDVVIVGGGGHGLGTAYYLAKEHGVSNVAVLEKNWLGGGNTGRNTTIVRSNYLWDESAHLYEHSLKLWEKLSQDLNFNVMFSQRGVINLAHNLQDVRASRRRLYANRLNGIDAEWLEPEQVKAFCPILNVSPDARYPVLGATLQRRAGVARHDAVAWGYARAADARGVDIIQGCEVTGIMREGNRVTGVDTTRGVIKTRKAAIVVAGDTSVLAGMAGLRLPIQSHPLQALVSDSIKPVLHTVVMSGAVHVYVSQSDKGELVIGSGIDALTAYGQRGSFHLIEGQMAALKELFPIFSRMRMMRAWAGTVDTCPDASPIVSKTPIDGFYINGGWGTGGFKSTPGSAWCFAHTIARDEPHPLNAPFSLDRFVSGRLIDEHGAAAVAH; translated from the coding sequence ATGACGAAGTTCTCCATAGTCTCCATCGCCCGCAACGCGCTCACCCATCACGAGAACTGGCCGCGCCAATGGCGGAATCCGGATCCGAAACCATCGTACGACGTCGTGATCGTCGGGGGCGGTGGCCACGGGCTGGGGACGGCGTACTATCTCGCGAAGGAGCATGGAGTCTCCAACGTTGCCGTGCTGGAGAAGAACTGGCTGGGCGGCGGGAACACGGGACGGAACACGACCATCGTGCGCTCCAACTATCTTTGGGACGAGAGCGCCCATCTCTACGAGCATTCCCTGAAGCTGTGGGAAAAGCTGTCGCAGGACTTAAACTTCAATGTGATGTTCAGTCAGCGCGGCGTCATCAACCTGGCCCATAACCTGCAGGACGTGAGGGCGAGCAGGCGACGACTCTACGCGAACCGGCTCAACGGCATCGACGCGGAGTGGCTGGAACCGGAGCAAGTCAAGGCCTTCTGCCCTATCCTCAACGTCTCGCCCGACGCGCGGTATCCGGTGCTGGGAGCGACCCTTCAGCGGCGCGCCGGCGTCGCGCGCCACGACGCGGTGGCGTGGGGCTACGCGCGAGCGGCCGACGCCCGCGGGGTGGACATCATCCAGGGCTGTGAGGTCACCGGCATCATGCGGGAGGGGAACCGCGTTACCGGCGTCGATACCACCCGCGGCGTGATCAAGACCAGGAAGGCCGCCATAGTCGTGGCCGGAGACACCTCCGTGTTGGCGGGGATGGCGGGCCTTCGCCTTCCCATCCAGAGCCATCCATTGCAGGCGCTGGTCTCCGATTCCATCAAGCCGGTGCTGCATACCGTCGTCATGTCGGGCGCGGTGCACGTCTACGTCAGCCAATCCGACAAGGGAGAACTTGTCATCGGGTCCGGGATCGACGCCCTGACCGCCTACGGCCAGCGCGGCAGCTTCCACCTCATCGAGGGCCAGATGGCGGCGCTCAAGGAACTCTTCCCGATCTTCAGCCGAATGAGAATGATGCGCGCCTGGGCCGGCACGGTCGACACCTGTCCGGATGCCAGCCCGATCGTCTCGAAAACCCCGATTGACGGCTTCTACATCAATGGTGGCTGGGGCACGGGAGGCTTCAAATCAACGCCGGGCTCTGCGTGGTGCTTTGCGCACACGATCGCCAGGGACGAGCCTCATCCCTTGAACGCGCCGTTCTCTCTCGATCGCTTCGTGAGCGGGCGCCTGATAGACGAGCACGGTGCGGCGGCGGTGGCGCACTGA
- a CDS encoding sarcosine oxidase subunit gamma, with amino-acid sequence MAEMSPPESPLGPLHETMAQTSREGAVVLRESPFLTQVDLRGDPHDPRFLDGVEAALTIRPPVNANHVAVSGDLRILWLGPDEWLIVGPEGEQDRIRGDLEKTLAGQHHAVADVSAHRTVLEISGPRARDVLEKGCYLDLHPRAFGPGRCLGTIIAKTQVLLEQTDDTPSYRLYVRASYARHLATWLLDAMAEYIR; translated from the coding sequence ATGGCTGAGATGAGCCCTCCCGAGAGCCCGCTCGGCCCGCTCCACGAGACGATGGCGCAGACATCCCGCGAAGGCGCTGTCGTTCTTCGGGAATCGCCGTTCCTGACGCAGGTCGATCTGCGGGGCGACCCCCATGATCCCCGCTTTCTCGACGGCGTCGAGGCGGCGTTGACCATCAGGCCGCCTGTGAATGCCAATCATGTGGCTGTTTCAGGCGACCTGCGGATCCTTTGGCTCGGTCCGGACGAATGGCTGATCGTCGGCCCGGAGGGAGAACAGGACCGCATCCGCGGCGACCTCGAAAAGACCCTGGCGGGACAGCACCACGCCGTCGCGGACGTGAGCGCCCATCGCACGGTGCTGGAGATCTCCGGCCCCCGTGCCCGGGATGTCCTGGAGAAGGGCTGCTATCTCGACCTTCACCCGCGCGCCTTCGGGCCCGGCCGGTGCCTGGGAACCATCATCGCCAAGACCCAGGTCCTCCTGGAGCAAACCGACGACACGCCCTCCTACCGCCTCTACGTCCGCGCCTCCTACGCCCGCCACCTCGCCACCTGGCTCCTGGACGCAATGGCCGAGTACATCCGCTGA